One window of the Candidatus Korarchaeota archaeon NZ13-K genome contains the following:
- a CDS encoding cytochrome BD quinol oxidase subunit I: MVPQVFCIALVFGIHIVAVNLGIALSTMIPFLKRRADLSGDRELGDLTKSIFRIYAATYALAGVMGTAFTVFLLSFYPEFVGVAGNITLVPFGLAIVSILLHFLAIVLYYYGWETFSRERHFAVGILLALTSYTIPLGFRLVFSFLNTPAGLKFDGKPYIETFEALLNPTFAPLYLKSIVGALTFGSLFIAALASLSLSKGESRGWRSLYSVSLSIATLSLFLMLLLGPWYAMSLLSTPLKFDNIFRSFGWSVSGSSAGPDMGWLFAVKLVLILLQIYAVARLALGGERGGSFRLALLAAVSAALTILSGEYLNMFSQYPFFLANLPLVASQIPEPWRTILGRSLSLENVSPLAGEPSLLLATAVGISILLAAAAYFIYVVLLKEE, from the coding sequence ATGGTTCCCCAAGTCTTCTGCATCGCCCTGGTGTTCGGTATCCACATAGTCGCGGTCAACCTGGGCATAGCGCTATCCACGATGATCCCCTTCCTTAAGAGAAGGGCCGACCTGAGTGGCGACAGGGAGTTGGGCGACCTGACTAAGAGCATCTTCAGGATATATGCCGCAACATATGCTTTAGCTGGTGTGATGGGAACGGCATTCACCGTTTTCCTCCTCAGCTTCTACCCGGAGTTCGTTGGGGTTGCCGGAAACATAACGCTCGTGCCCTTCGGGCTGGCCATAGTATCCATACTGCTGCACTTCCTGGCGATAGTACTCTACTACTACGGCTGGGAGACCTTCTCCAGGGAGAGGCATTTCGCGGTCGGGATCCTGTTGGCCCTGACATCCTACACTATACCGCTGGGCTTCAGACTGGTATTCTCCTTCCTGAACACGCCAGCCGGCTTGAAGTTCGATGGTAAGCCTTACATAGAAACTTTCGAGGCGCTGCTGAACCCCACATTCGCCCCTCTATACCTGAAGAGCATAGTGGGGGCCCTCACCTTCGGCTCCCTGTTCATAGCCGCCCTGGCATCCCTCAGCCTGAGCAAGGGGGAGTCCCGGGGGTGGAGGTCCCTGTACTCAGTGAGCCTGAGCATCGCAACTTTATCCCTGTTCTTGATGCTCCTCCTGGGCCCATGGTATGCCATGTCGCTGCTCTCAACCCCGCTCAAGTTCGATAACATATTCAGGTCGTTCGGCTGGAGCGTCAGCGGCTCCTCGGCGGGCCCGGACATGGGTTGGTTGTTCGCGGTGAAATTGGTCTTGATATTGCTGCAGATATACGCCGTGGCGAGGCTCGCGCTGGGAGGAGAGCGGGGGGGAAGTTTCAGGCTCGCCCTCCTGGCAGCAGTTTCCGCCGCCCTGACGATACTGAGCGGTGAGTATCTGAATATGTTCAGCCAATACCCGTTCTTCCTAGCTAATCTTCCACTGGTGGCATCCCAGATACCTGAGCCTTGGAGGACAATTCTCGGCAGATCCCTCTCCCTAGAGAACGTCAGCCCCCTGGCCGGTGAGCCATCGCTCCTCCTGGCGACCGCCGTGGGCATCTCGATCCTGCTGGCGGCCGCGGCGTATTTCATCTACGTGGTGCTCCTGAAGGAGGAGTGA